Part of the Luteitalea sp. genome, CGGTTCGGCGTTACTCTCTGTGGTCATGCTACAACGTCTGATGGTCTCCACGGTGGTGGTCGCCGCCTGCGTGGTGGCGGTGGCGGCTGAACGTAAGGCTGGCTTGTGGCGCCAGAGCGCAGAGCGCGAAGGCGGCTTGCCCAACATTCTCCTCATTCACACCGATGACCTCGGCTACGGCGATCTCAGCGTGTACGGGCAGCGCCGGTTCGAAACGCCCAACATCGATCGCCTGGCCAAAGAGGGCACGCGCTTCACGCAGT contains:
- a CDS encoding sulfatase-like hydrolase/transferase, which codes for MVSTVVVAACVVAVAAERKAGLWRQSAEREGGLPNILLIHTDDLGYGDLSVYGQRRFETPNIDRLAKEGTRFTQ